DNA from Methanomassiliicoccus luminyensis B10:
AGGGCGTTCAGGTGCACGTGCCCAGGGACCACGTCGTTCCAGGAATTGGCGATGCCGATGAACGGCTTCGGCATATCCTCGTCGGTGATCCCGCTGGCGCGCAGAAGGCTCCTGCTGGGGGCCTTGTCCAATCCTTTCTTGACCTGATCGCTCCTCATGGTCTCTCGGCTGTGTGGATGGGCGCCGAGCTAAAAAATGTTGTCATAATGCAAAGTTGGCAAATTGCCAAGTTGTAAAGAGGTCAAAATGAAAGGAAAATGGAGAGAAATGGCCCTGATCATCCGGCGGCCGGCAGAAATTCATGGACGTGGTAGAACCGCGCAAAAATGATGGGCCTTAAGTGGTTTGGGAAACCGTTTCTCGCGTTCAGGACCTCAGGACGATCTCGATGTTCACACCGTCAGGGACCTGGATCCTCATGAGCTGGCGCAACGCCCGCTCATCGGCGTCGAGGTCGATCAGGCGCTTGTGGATGCGCATCTCCCAGCGATCCCAGGTCTCCGAGCCCTCTCCGTCGGGGCTCTTCCTCACCGGGACCACGAGCCTCTTGGTGGGCAGGGGGATGGGGCCGCGGATGGCCACTCCAGTCCTCTGCGAGATCGATTTGATCTGACCGCAGACACTGTCCACTTTCTTGGGGTCAGTGCCGCTCAGCGATATTCTTGCTCTCTGTGCCATATGTGGTTCCCCCAAAAAATTTGGGAGGGAAGGGGTTTACTGCTCCTTCTTCTCGATGTCCAGGCACATGCCCGCAGCGACGGTCGCACCCATATCGCGGATGGCGAACCTGCCGAGCTGGGGGAACTCCTTGGCCTTCTCGATGACCATGGGCCTGGAGGGCTGGATCTTGACGATGGCGGCATCCCCGGTCTTGAGGAACTGGGGGTTCTCCTCCTTGGTGGCGCCAGTGGCGGGGTCGAGCTTCTTCTGGAGCTCGATGAAGGTGCAGGCGATCTGAGCAGTGTGGCAGTGGAACACCGGGGTGTATCCGACGGTGATCACGGACGGGTGGTTCAGGACCATGATCTGCGCGGTGAAGGTCTTGGCCACGGTGGGCGGGCTGTCCACGGGACCGGCCACGTCGCCCCTCTTGACATCGTTCTTGGCGATGCCGCGGACGTTGAAGCCGACGTTGTCACCGGGCAGGGCCTGGGGCATCTGCTCGTGGTGCATCTCGATGGACTTCACTTCACCGACCACGTGGGACGGCTCGAACATGACCTTGGTCTCGGGCTTCAGCATGCCGGTCTCGACACGGCCGACAGGCACGGTGCCGATGCCGGTGATGGTGTAGACATCCTGGATAGGCAGCCTGAGGGGCAGATTGGTGAGCTTCGCGGGCTCCTTCAGGTTGTTCAGGGCGTCCAGCAGGGTGGGGCCCTTGTACCAGGACATGTTGGCGGACGCCTTGGTGGCGTTGTCGCCCTTGAAGGCAGAGTACGGAATGAACGGTACCTCATCGAGCTTGTAGCCGACGGACTTCAGGATCTTGCCAACGTCCTCCTTGACCTTCTTGTACTGCTCCTCGGACCAGGCAGGCTTGGTGGCGTCCATCTTGTTGATGCCGATGATGATCTGCTTCACACCGAGGGTCCTGGCCAGGAAGATGTGCTCCTTGGTCTGGGCCTGGGGCCCCTCAATGGCGGACACGACCAGAACGGCGGCGTCGGCCTGGGAGGTACCGGTGATCATGTTCTTGACGAAGTCACGGTGGCCAGGAGCGTCGATGACGGTGAAGTAGTACTTGTCGGTGTTGAACCTCTTGTGGGCAACATCGATGGTAACTCCCCTCTCCCTCTCTTCCTTCAGAGAGTCCATGACCCAGGCGAACTCGAAGGTAGCCTTTCCCTTCTCTTCGGCCATCTTCCTGTACTTCTCGATCAGGTACGCATCTACATTTCCGGTGTCGGCCAGCATCCTGCCTACAGAGGTGGACTTGCCGTGGTCGACGTGACCGATAAAGACTAGGTTCAAGTGTGGTTTTTCTGCCATGTTTCTGCCTCCTATGATTTTATATACATCTATTCGGTTTTTACTCCATACTGTTTTTCGTATTTAACCGTTTTTCACTCCTCAGCCCGAATAGTACGCTGCGTCGTACGGCTCTGGCTTCAGTCCCTTCCTGGTCCTGATCTCAGCGACCACCTTGGTCTGCAGCTCAGGGGGCACAGGTACGAACCCGGAGTTCTCGGTCGACCACAGGGCCCTTCCCTGGGTCGCGCCGCGGATCGCAGAGGCGAACCCGAACATTTCCGCCACCGGCGCCTTGGCGACGATGATGGTGGCCTCGCCTTCCTGCTTGATATCCTCGATCACGCCCCTCCTCTGCTGCAGCTCGCGCAGAGCGTCGCCCATTACGG
Protein-coding regions in this window:
- the tuf gene encoding translation elongation factor EF-1 subunit alpha, with translation MAEKPHLNLVFIGHVDHGKSTSVGRMLADTGNVDAYLIEKYRKMAEEKGKATFEFAWVMDSLKEERERGVTIDVAHKRFNTDKYYFTVIDAPGHRDFVKNMITGTSQADAAVLVVSAIEGPQAQTKEHIFLARTLGVKQIIIGINKMDATKPAWSEEQYKKVKEDVGKILKSVGYKLDEVPFIPYSAFKGDNATKASANMSWYKGPTLLDALNNLKEPAKLTNLPLRLPIQDVYTITGIGTVPVGRVETGMLKPETKVMFEPSHVVGEVKSIEMHHEQMPQALPGDNVGFNVRGIAKNDVKRGDVAGPVDSPPTVAKTFTAQIMVLNHPSVITVGYTPVFHCHTAQIACTFIELQKKLDPATGATKEENPQFLKTGDAAIVKIQPSRPMVIEKAKEFPQLGRFAIRDMGATVAAGMCLDIEKKEQ
- the rpsJ gene encoding 30S ribosomal protein S10, which codes for MAQRARISLSGTDPKKVDSVCGQIKSISQRTGVAIRGPIPLPTKRLVVPVRKSPDGEGSETWDRWEMRIHKRLIDLDADERALRQLMRIQVPDGVNIEIVLRS